In Carya illinoinensis cultivar Pawnee chromosome 7, C.illinoinensisPawnee_v1, whole genome shotgun sequence, the following are encoded in one genomic region:
- the LOC122315336 gene encoding uncharacterized protein LOC122315336 isoform X3, translated as MMLTIKWHGRGQAAAPFLLKSNHSFFRKKNEVIKVQNSSPSDSNAKKANLSATRKERIKLPKYDHGYGGKTFHISEFLRHPSGIQAMLNTRALQNFQALDSNIYRCFLPKVQLLDFEAAPVLDLRVIPTNEDCTVEMLSCKFEGSEIMERQNNHFSAFMTNHMTWKTDDFESFLEIDVKLNLTLEIYTRPFTMMPISAVEHPGNLRLKYHGTSTNFS; from the exons ATGATGTTAACTATCAAATGGCATGGACGAGGACAAGCCGCTGCGCCGTTTCTCCTGAAGTCCAACCACAG CTTTTTTAGGAAGAAAAATGAGGTAATCAAGGTACAGAATTCTAGTCCATCGGACTCAAATGCAAAGAAAGCAAATTTATCAGCTACGAGGAAAGAGAGAATTAAGCTGCCGAAGTATGACCATGGCTACGGGGGCAAGACATTTCATATTAGCGAATTTCTAAGACATCCTTCTGGAATTCAGGCAATGCTCAACACAAGAGCCTTGCAAAACTTTCAAGCTCTTGATTCGAACATTTACag ATGCTTTCTCCCAAAAGTTCaacttttagattttgaagcAGCCCCTGTGCTGGACTTACGAGTGATCCCCACAAATGAAGACTGTACAGTTGAGATGCTTTCTTGCAAG TTTGAGGGCTCAGAGATCATGGAACGGCAAAACAACCATTTTTCAG CATTTATGACGAATCACATGACCTGGAAGACAGATGATTTTGAGTCATTTTTGGAGATTGATGTGAAGTTAAATCTCACACTTGAG ATTTACACACGCCCATTTACCATGATGCCTATTTCAGCCGTTGAGCATCCTGGAAATTT